A stretch of the Deinococcus reticulitermitis genome encodes the following:
- a CDS encoding AAA family ATPase, translating to MDPFLIEFGRLYERMRNLYNNNLKRYPPSSQRSSKDLFNRIIKGDYKRENGDDYIVASGERSVPISSTSSGQQEALPLLILLSALRTNRSRLGINLFIEEPEAHLFPDTQKDFIDYIFTSLADNKGICVITTHSPYVLSEVNNMMYRGNLVKLVGENQKYKYLKLDAWVNAERVEA from the coding sequence ATGGACCCATTTCTCATAGAATTTGGTAGGTTGTATGAGAGAATGCGTAATTTATACAACAATAATTTGAAGCGTTACCCACCATCTAGTCAAAGAAGTAGTAAAGATCTCTTCAATAGAATAATTAAAGGGGATTACAAGAGAGAGAATGGTGATGATTATATTGTAGCTAGTGGTGAGAGATCTGTGCCAATATCTAGCACGTCATCTGGCCAGCAAGAAGCGCTTCCTCTTTTAATCTTATTGTCTGCTTTAAGAACAAACAGAAGTAGATTAGGAATTAATCTTTTCATAGAAGAACCAGAGGCACATCTTTTTCCTGATACTCAAAAAGACTTCATAGACTACATATTTACTTCTCTGGCGGATAACAAAGGTATATGTGTTATAACAACTCACAGCCCATATGTATTATCTGAAGTTAATAATATGATGTATAGAGGTAATTTAGTGAAATTAGTTGGTGAAAACCAAAAGTACAAATATTTGAAGTTGGATGCCTGGGTAAATGCAGAGAGGGTTGAAGCCTAG